In Ischnura elegans chromosome 3, ioIscEleg1.1, whole genome shotgun sequence, the sequence attttgatatttgatgTAATGCAGGAAGGTTCTACGAGTTCTTTTCTCAACATACAAGGATCAGGGAGTTCACTTTTCTAATCTATTAAACAACTTGAGAGATGTGAGTGCTTCACGAAGTCATTACCTCAAATTCATGAAGAAATGGCCTTAGCAGTCAGTGGCCTCACTCCTTGAGTAATTCAACTCGAAAATTAGTTTTGATAGTTGAAATCATCCATTACCCCAGGCTAAGCCAAAGACGAGAAAACTTCACGCATTCAGGACTGAAGGGGTAATTCTTTTCCCTGGGCTACCTTGACGACATTTTATCCTGGGATTCACGAAAGCTTCATAAAGAACCTAGAGATTTGAACCATAGGCCATTGCCAAGAAATCGCGGTACCTTATAGCTAAGATCCCTTATGAGTATACATAACCCTTTGCTCCTTTATAGTACTAGCACACCACGCACCATCCTCCGTGGTCAAATCCAATTACGGGACCATCACGCTGTGTGCTCTTACAGAAAAACTACACCGAGCAAGATTAGCGGGCAGATTACCGCGAGATATAAGCATGGAGGCAATCCGCGTTGGGCTaaaggagaagagagagaaggaggaggggagTTTTACTTACCCACCTCCTCGTTCCAGACTCCCAAGCGGATAAAGACGCCTTAAGGGTTTCTGCAGTCGGCCCTGTTGGTTAAAAATGGGATGGGATATATAAAGAGGATAGAGAAGGAGGGAGGCAATTAAAGCCACCGAGGGTGGCAAGGGATTAAGGTCCCATGAAAGAAGAATAATGGCTCAGGGGAGGGAAAGGGTTGGCCGAGGGTGCAGGGTAAGGTGGGAAAGAAGGGGAACGAGGGAGGGAGGGTAAGGCAAACGGACAGAGAGGATGCGCTCGGGGTTAATTGAGGTAAAGGGTGGCTACGAGAGTAGTCTTAGGGAGAATAGTTCTCCTAATACGCTTCTCCAACcgttcttcctccctccccccggCTCCCTATCCTGGGTGGCGAAGCGCTTATCCCTTTAGAATGGGGGAAACGCAAAGAATAATACGACCCACGCACACAGATCTGCGCATTGATGGAGGCGGAACGTGATGGGCGTCGATTAGGGCTGGAGCGCGCGGTGGGTGAAGTTTCGACTTGCTGTGCGCCTCCGTCCCGTTTGGCCTAAGCGATCGGAAATTAGATACCcctctctctatctatctcttCTACTGAGGTCTAATGACGTATGGTGGCTTAACTTAACTTCAGCACCGTATTTTCCAGGCACTCGTCTGAAGAGTACTActttcggcgtcaaaatgatgtgcccctgtgctttgcaaatttatattcttatcatgggaaaataaaaaataaatgagtaagtgtttctatcaattttattttttctttcggggtaaactgtaggactagataatgcttaaaaattttcgttattttacaacaaaatatgtgttctaaaaatacgcaaaagccatttcatcaattttcattaatgcttgaaacttattgtggaagaaGAACGCTGTGTACGTAGCAGTTTTCTatgggttgagttacaaagttcatgaagttgacaaaacggttaATTTTATGGTTATTTTATTGCACTTTGCATTTATTGCACTAGCGTGtctacaattttgaaattttcataaaaaaataaatcagaattaaaaataaaatttcttttacaatgacgtattattcattattatagcatgcactgaagcccagatataattatgcaaagtacagtggcacatcattttgacgccgactgTAAGCCTATTTTATTTAGATCACTAATGTTCATCGATGTAATTAACGAATCTTAAGCTTACTCAACTTTAATACATTGTTTTCCCCTCGCACTATCACATGACTAtaagactaataaaatatccatttgttcgctttttatttttttatagtttttattgctAGCGCGGATTGTGTTTTTTCTTCCCATACATTGTAAAAATTCATGACGTTGAGGCAGTTTTATATTTACTTCGCTCGTTTTTGTTGACTTGAAAAATGTTTCCATGTCTAGTGATGGGAAAATAACGTTTTTTTCAGGTGGACATTTTAAAACGTGGAATAAATAgcgttttttacaaaaaatttcctttattgaatttcatttttacgtGGAAAagaatgttaataaaatatctatGCATACCGTACACCTAAGcactaattttttaaagaaaatattgataattatagTGAAATTATTAGATTCATCGAGGAATGTGGCGTCCTAAAAATCACTTTCATTGTCTTTGGTATCCAACGCCTAAATCTTGGAGAAGCATTATATTAATGAACTAATAAAGAAATGGAAGGAATGTCATTACATGTAAAAGGTATTGAAATTATCTCCATTATCCCCAGTTAGTaattttttccaactatttttttgtaattgtgcATCATGCAACTTTTGGATTATTGTGCTTTATACTAGTTCTGGTGTTGTTTTACCCACCCTTCCGAATCGGGCCTATGACTCTCGGTCAACGTGACTCGTCGCTCCCGGGATTTGGCCTGCCTCCTCCACGGCAACCGTTGTTCGTCCCTTCCGGTGTTCTCCCTTTGTCCCTTCAAGTCCCTCCCAAAAATTTAGTGCTTGGTGTCTAATTGTGTGTTATATAATTATTGAAGTGCTAGTTTCTTAGCGCCCTTTCTCGACTTAAAATGTGTGCAACGAAGTTGAGTGTATATTACCAAAATGTTCGTAGTTTGAGAAACAAGCTTGGGGCAATGGACTCGTTTCTTCATGAACTACGAAATCACCAAGTGATATCCCTCACGGAGACGTGGCTTTGCGACAATGTTTCTAATGGCGAATTATCTATATCCACTTCTCATCAAATTTTCAGATGTGATCGAGTCGGTAAGCGTGGCGGTGGTGTCCTTCTTGGTGTTGACAATGGTTTCTTGGCGCTACGTCGCCCTGATTTGGAGTTAGGCCCCGAGATTTTATGGGTCGAAGTAACTTTTCCCTTTAATGCAACGTCTTCTGTAGGGAGAAGGCTATTAATTGGTACATTTTATCGACCACCTTCTGGTGATATTACAACTTTGGAAAAGTGTTTCAACTCTGTGTCACTAGCCCGCAGTGTGGGTGAAGTTATGCTCTTAGGTGACTTTAATTTAGGCATTGACTGGTCCTACCCTGTGAATGTTAAGAGTTTATCTGGCCTTGAGGAGTTTTTTGTTGATCATTTCATTAATGGCCTGGGCCTTAAGCAATGCAATATGTTTCCTACGAGGGGGTTGGCAGTCCTGGATCTTGTCTTATCCTCGCTCGAGTTGAAAGTTTGCCCTGCTGGCGACTATTTCTGCTCCGACCACGGGTCCCTAGAAATTTCGCTTGAACCCAGCGGGTGGCCACCCCCTACACCAAGGTCTACTCCGCCCCCTTCTCTACGTCCTCCCACCCCCATCTGGAAAAGAACGGATTGGGCTCATGTTAATGACACCCTCAACTGCCTCCCATGGTGCCTCTTGGAAGAAGGCTCTGTGGACGAAGCCCTTGATATGTTTTATGACTGGTTGGCAGGTGTCCTGAAGGACTGCATTCCGCATCGGAAACCCCGTTCTAGAAAGTTCCCACTTTGGATGACCAGtgagacagtttttgttttaaaGAATAAGCTAAGTGCTTGGCGCCTGTACAAACTTTTTCCTAACCCCAACACATTAAAAACTTTCATGAACCTTCGGCGTCATGCCAATTATCTGACTAAGTTAGACTTTACCAACTATATAGCCTCAATTTCCTCCGAATGTGTTTCCAACCCAAAACGGTTCTGGTCTATGATCAACTCCAGGCGTAACTCTGCTTCCACGCCTATGGAAATGTCTTTTGGTGATGTAACTGCTGTTGGTCCTGGGCGTGCTGACCTTTTTTCCAAGTTCTTTTCATCCACCTTCACCTCTAATCAACTTTTGGATACCTCTGTTCTTGATATTAAATGTgttagttcccactctctctcctcACTTTCCACTTCTCCCGATGAATGTCTAAAATTGCTGTCATCCCTTAAAACTAACCGTGCAACTGGTTCAGATCAGCTGGCCGCAATGTTCCTAAAAAATGCAGCCCCTTCCTTGGCTTTACCcctatccatcatttttaatagaTGTTTTTCAACGGCATATTTTCCGTCAGTGTGGAAAATTGGCAGCATTTTCCCACTCTTCAAATCCGGAAAGAAATCTTCTGTAGAATCATACCGTCCTATCTCAATTTTGCCAATTATATCGACTATTTTTGAGCGCATCATTCATCAACGTCTGttgtctttctctcttcccttaatATCTGACgaacagcatggtttccttcccggaTCATCTACAGTAACAAATCTGTCCATTTTGCACAAATATTGCATTGACGCTTTCGAGACTTCATCACAGCTGGATGTATGCTACATTGATTTTGCCAAAGCTTTTGACAAAATTAACCATCAATTACTGCTCTTCAAATTAGAGAATCGGTATAATGTCCATGGTAATTTCCTTTCTATCTTATCTTCTTTCCTTCAGAACCGGCAACAATACACAATAGTAAATGGGTCGCGTTCTTTGATGGCACCGGTTAcatctggagttccacaagggagTGTCCTCGGGCCTTTACTGTTTGCATTATACATAGATGATCTAGTTAacattatctcctccaccaattgcaaaatattattatacgcagatgactgcaaaatttttaaacagattgattccccgaatgactgccttgctctgcagaaggctcttgatgccatagaccaatggtctgagatttggagtctaaaaattaatccagccaagtctaccattctaccattcaccctacgcaagtctatcctgagtataaattaccgattatctggacatcatattccttcggtcacctctcagaaggatttaggagttatttttgactctaagctgctctttcgtgagcacattaaatccatttccacccgcgctatgtctttggtgggtatgatgtatcgccatagtgaggtgttggatttaattgctctacgcaccttcttcctttcctgtgtctctccggtcctagaatactgcagccaaatctggtcttcggccccaccttcttcattaaagctcctggaacgtccattgaattttttcctttctgttgtccgctaccgccacttgccttttcgtaacttctccctcaataagattagatcctctcttggcatttctactttagctgatcgccgtatcctcaatgaccggagactctttttaaatatcatcaatGGCAAATACAGGtcatcagaccttctttctttttttccgcttcgtgttccttcgcgcacgacgaggtcgagtgacctatttcattgtttcaccccccgcctttctgtttctaaacgttcttttctattcagacttccttcttccattaactcatatgccaaatgtgttccaaattttgatcctttttttcatcccacacccaacttgcaccatcactatcgtaattttccccctattcctcgccccacctgatgactattctttgttattatttgtaattactgttgaattttttttgtttttgttggttacgttgcttaatgttatttaattatttctcctgttattgtagtcctctgtaattggtctcgtgctgtttttggactaaataaataaataaataaataaataaataaataaataaataaattttagagaaaaaaataaaagaaaaagatacTAAAGAAAAAGCTTTTTATTGGTGAATAATTATGGAACCACTCGGTGTTTAGATTTTGGAAATACGCTTTCCTCTTACAggatttatttaatcaaaaagcTATCAAATCAATATTCAGCGGCATATATTTGTGCTGAAGGAGCTGTTCCCTGCTTGATATTGGGTTCCCCATCTTCTGAATTATTTCATGTTGGAAATAACAAGGACGCCTTAAGGTTCTCTCACGAAACTttacattttggaaattaatCGTTTTGACATTCTTTTTATTCTATAGCTCTCTATATTACAGCAAAAGAAATGCAAGGAATATCAAAGCAGTTATTTTAGTGTtctctaatgaaaaataattttaattaataaatttggcaaatattacataattatacaACTGTAAACAATATATTCAAATCACTTATTGTTACCAAACCTCTTTTCTAGATATATACTGAGAAAGTTTAACCAAAGATTACTgcgtacttaaaaaaatatattcgtttTTTTCTAGTACCCCATCTCCAACTCTTTCTACTCATTCCGCAACATATTGAAACTGTTTCTTAGGCTCTTCCAGGTATGCGGCTTGGGTGGTCTTAATCGCGTATAGCTTCAATTGAATGTTCAAATCACGAAGTCACTCACAAGTCTGTTTTCAAGGTCTTAATATATACCTCCTTTAGGCGGGAAAGTCAAATCGTATTATCCCAAGGAACTCTCTAAGCATAAACAGCCAACGTATCAGCCTAGCAAATATAGAATcactatatttcctttttatattgtGCTGAAAATACATTCTTCACAAGAAATTTAGGCGGTCCAGCGTAATCAATCACAATATTCATAAAATCGGGATaagcaataaaacaaaatatctaaatttcgcgaaaaaaaaaacgttttttcccAGCATGAAtgaaacaaagtattaaaaaaacctCATAGATAAGATAGCACCGCTCTTAAACGCTTTCAAGTTTTGATATTTTAACGATAGACTGGATAATGATACAACTCACgcgcaacatatttttttaaactaccaaTTATGTTACTATGATACTTATTTTAGAACATGGTTGGCTTTGCCACGTCCACCAACAGGATTACGTCCACCACGGCAGTGCCATAACGGTGAAATCCGATTAACCTTGCAGGTAGGCTGTCCATACGCGCAACGGCCCAACGCTTCCCATACTCCGTGCCGACACTAGCCGATGCATACGGTCTTGCCAATGGGATCAACAGATTTTAGCAGAAAGCGTACACGTACAATTATGGTGCAACACATAGTCCAGATTATGATAATGTGTGTTATGGACCGTTTTCCTCTTTGACTAGACGAATTCCCTTGCCAGCACCCAGTACTGTTCCCCTTTTTCTCTATAAATTCCTTCAAAACTTCGAAACTGCATGTAGGGTGACAATGCAAGTAGATATTATATTTGTTGACTGCATAATGAAGGCCGTATTCAAGTATCTACAAGAGCTTAAAAATTATCCTCTAACGTTACGTCTAGCAGTAAGACCCAAAACGTAATACCTTAAATGCCACAGTTAATAACAGTTTTGTTTCCACTGCCACGATGCTTCCAATGCGTCTTGGTACATCATCTCAAAATCCATACTGATGTACAGTTATTATCATAAATCTATTTTCTGGCACACTCATCTCTGCCGGTAAGGTATAATAAGTTATACAAACATTTTTATGGATCAGAAACAGAATCACTGTACAAATAcacattctatcaaaaaatatttaaagtatttctATTCATCAATTATACCATAAAATGCTTCTGCCGACACTGAGAAGCTaagcatgaattttaaaaattaactaagtaaacaaaaaatgtttttgcaataaaaagcatGTGGGAAACacagatttaacaaaaaaattggtaGCTCAAGCTTGTTCTGTAAGGAATCGCTTCATTATTAAAAAACTACTGCCATTGTGTCTCCATTATCTGTTTCGGAATCTAGCAAAGTGCCGCCCTCTTCTACGATCGAAGCGTTTTATTTGCGCATTTAAAAACTCCGAAACTACAGCCCCTTTTAAAGCAGGCAGGCCGATCATGGGGTCTCTATTTACGAGAAAGCGATACCCAACGGAAGTGGATAGGGCTTCTGCACGATCCGAAGATGCGCGTCACGCCGACTGCATCTCGCATTCTGGGTCACAGCCGTGAGAGTCTACGACCGCTGTCCCCCCGCCAGCCCCCTCTCCCGTCCCGCCTGCCGAACAAATTGAAGCGAAGAATAAACCCAATTCACGGCGAGCACGTCCCCTCTACTGCACTACTACTGCCTCTTCTATGGCCTCTCTCTTCCTCTCACAAAGCTTTTGATCCATCTCTTCGCAGATTCCTTATTCTCCCCCCTCACTCAGCTAGCATTCCGAGAGGAGAAAAAGCTAGTTGGCCTGCCAAGTGAAACGTGAGAGAATAAAGCAAGGATGTTTCCAGGCGATGCCATGAAGAAGTCCACTCGAAATGGCCACAAGCTATTTCGattgttttattttaactaaATCCATAAATGAGTGAAAATCAATAgcataaaagtatttattttgaaaatgagacAAATTGGCACCAATAAGTCCTCTTTTATCACTACCTTTTCACCTGTTTTAATGACTCATCTCCTGATTCTTTGGCTCACCTTTTTAGTTCTAAGTGGGCTTTGTCTTTTTACACCCGTTGAGCAAAGAAATGTGAGAAAAAGGCTAAAAATCTACACACTCTCAAATGAAACTTAAGTCATAAAGTAAAACTTGCCCGAGACTTTCATACTTAAAGGtatgaaaagttttgaatgcAAATATCTTGACTTTAATGACGGGAGGAAGAAATTCTACGCAGAAGTATAGAACTAAagttaatatctttttaaataacattttgcgGCTCCGACAGTTCAATTTGTAATTAGTAGTAGACTAAAGCTAATACGCACCTAATGCACCTCTTTCATAACTACCGAAACCATTGcctcattttcatttccaaagtcgATTTGATCCTTCCAATTGGCAATTTCCTCCTATTATAGTAAGTGACTTTGATGCCATACTTTAGGAGGAGGATTATATAGTGGTTTGCAAGCTTACAGTAGCTGAGTAAACcgaaaaaaataacgttttaaaATTGACTAAAGCCTGCTAACCTCAAAAATCTGCAAATACATGGTAATTAGATCACATCGTTTCCATAAATGACATTCCACATGCATTAATTACTGTAGGCCATAGCTATAACACATTTTGCCGATTTGATTTtggccataaaataaaaataaatacagttatCACTTGAATATGTAAAGAAAACAGGATAAAAGTGATGGTAATAAGAAGTAAAATCGCTtactcatgaaaaattttcagtcagTCATATTCATGCAAACTCAGAGCTAAACTTTTCTCAAAAGGAAGAGCAAAACAATAAAAGGAAAGGTACAGGTGGAGATGATGATTGATTTTGGAAAACGGAAATAGAAAACGGGTCGAATGTAGAACGGAAAATTCCGGTTGGATACCCATGAAGAAGTTAGTGAAATGGAATACTTAGAGCGACCGGAAATTCGTTAATTAATACTGAAGGAGATATAAATGAATTCAGAAGCCGTGGGCGGAGGAGATCAAGATAAGTCAATAAAGACTATCCACAAAAGCGAATAAGAGAGCAGCTCAAGGTTAAAACTGGAGTGGAAGTAGACCTGAGGCAAAAAGAGAACTAAAGCATCGCttcgatattaaaaaaagaacccTTCCCGCCTATAGCTGGATTCATTGAAACTAACTTGGAGAGGAAATGAATGGAGTTTTAGTAGACTAAGGGAAGTAATGAATTGATTTCTATATAAGTTCAGTAAAAGGAAATCGTTTGGGAAAAAGAGTAGAGTTTGTAATTCGAGAAGAGAAATAGGTGTAAATAAAAGCAATGATTGACATTTAGAGAGATGCGTTGAAGTTACATAAAAAAGGGACCGGAGTCATTCACTATCAGTGAAATGCTAAACTTAAAGTTGCAttgataattcataatttttgaatCATAATGTTTCAAACAGAATGAAAAGAACGGTGGCTCAATTGGGACTTTTGCACTccggttaagaaaaaaatgaatatcggggaaatatttttagttttttttttttaattttcagcgcCATATTAAACTATTATCAAGGCTTTATCACTCTGTGAACACTTTAGTTTGCTATTTATAAATGCCATTGAACCTAATCAGGCAAGTAATTCCAATTTCCTGTTTATGTTTTGATtcgcttttgctcgctggggggaAAATATCTCCACTCTTCAAAGTTGGAGAAAATTCGTACTTTCCGTCGATTTTTTGGGTAACTTCTACACACTATCGGCTATTGTTCCTGAATCGTTCTATCgctgggaaaattttaaattactatgaaagaaaaataatgagacTTTCCAATTAAAAGCCAAAAGATTTATTGCATGGTTAATTTCATCCTTAAAATATATGACTTTTTCATTGCTTACATATGAGCTCATGCAAATAAGCTACTGAAAAATATCTACATGGATTTCGTGACTTCACTGACCCTAATCGATACTGTGGCATAGGAAAAATGGGAAACTGTAAGATTCTATACAGAATCACaactatatattttaattaaaaacaagcgATTATTTGCATTATCAAACGTGTTGAGCGAGCAATGGATTAGGTTCAGCGCTGATGGATAAGTTGGGAGGGCGGTCGTGGTCGAGGGGACTGCAGTGGTCCCGGGGTATCCTGCCGGTACAGTGCTCACTCTGCCGATTAGTTTTTCCAGTGCCTGAGGGGAATCCGCCTGCGATCACATCCCGGTATACAGTTCACTCGGATTTGCCGCGCCGGGAATGTATCACCCGGAGAAGTTTCTCTTAGGGCATCGTAAAAGAATACCTCAACTCTAGCGCATTGATGAACGACAAGTGGAAgtttttcctctaaaatttaCACTCCGTTTGTGGCTATGAATTAATTCTCTCTCGATTACTAGGCTAAAgttcaatttttccttaaattttcatattcaatGAAGGCGGACTTAGTTCCTCCGCAGTCGGAGGACTTAGTTTTCTTCTgatattttatccattaaaaatttcatattagaGATAGCTCACAgcgcaaagaaaaaattatgaaataaataaaatatcgtattaTCTATTTGCAAAAGAGATCGATGGAATACATATAATGGGAGGAGAAATTACGTTGATcgtagtaaaaattatttttctgatcttaaatcACAAAACTATTTCATTGAACATTAAGGATGGGTGCATGGTGAGATGAGTAAATTATCTGCATACTTAGTTGTCCAAGACTCGATTGGAGCCTATGGATATCCCTAGTAAAAAATTGTAAAGGAGCGCGGTGgaacagggaaaggaaatggttACCTTACTCTGAATTTCAGTGAAATtaacacacctgtggcttagtccgtgGTGAGCTCAACCCTAATTTATCTATCCAAACTTTAGAGATGATTTGCTTCGggagtgatttttaaaaatttgctcttaaaagtttcaaaacaaatttgctttttcatttcattatataaaTCACCCCCAAGATCGATGATAGGGATCGAGAGATGCTAAAGAGATCGAAAAAAAATCGTTCCCTAAAACATCGTCACTAACTTTAAACTTCAACACAGCTATGcacagagaaaatatcacatCCAGGAAGAATACTATTTCAATTAGATCATACTTATAATTAAGTATTtagatttacattttattaatttataaatgaagttaAAAGACGTAACAAGTTCATATAATCTCCGAttgtttacatttcaaaattttataaagggCACGAGATAAGCTTGATAAAGACCATTAGTGTCATTGATAGAAATAATAAACCATAGTAAAGCAGTCTAATACCAACCAAGTCGATTTAAAACAAAAAGCGTGAGCGCCGTGGTCATTCCACCATTAACACATAAGTGCATAGTTATTGCATACCATTCAGGATGTTATGCCCAATCACCGTTTCCCATGGGTACTCGTCAAATAAATACCTCATTTTTCTCACCTTTACACTCATGCGTGACGCATATTTCCGTATTAAAGTGCGTCGCGTTCTCCCCTGAAGACAGAGAACCCCTTACCACATGTGTTCTTTATCTTCCTTGCAAAACATCCTCATACTGTTGGGAAATAAGATTTAACATGTTTTCATTAGCATTATAATTAGACAAGAAAGAGGgagaaaggatttaaaaaaaaagcctgCTATGGGAAAAACG encodes:
- the LOC124155211 gene encoding uncharacterized protein LOC124155211, which translates into the protein MDSFLHELRNHQVISLTETWLCDNVSNGELSISTSHQIFRCDRVGKRGGGVLLGVDNGFLALRRPDLELGPEILWVEVTFPFNATSSVGRRLLIGTFYRPPSGDITTLEKCFNSVSLARSVGEVMLLGDFNLGIDWSYPVNVKSLSGLEEFFVDHFINGLGLKQCNMFPTRGLAVLDLVLSSLELKVCPAGDYFCSDHGSLEISLEPSGWPPPTPRSTPPPSLRPPTPIWKRTDWAHVNDTLNCLPWCLLEEGSVDEALDMFYDWLAGVLKDCIPHRKPRSRKFPLWMTSETVFVLKNKLSAWRLYKLFPNPNTLKTFMNLRRHANYLTKLDFTNYIASISSECVSNPKRFWSMINSRRNSASTPMEMSFGDVTAVGPGRADLFSKFFSSTFTSNQLLDTSVLDIKCNMVGFATSTNRITSTTAVP